A genomic region of Micromonospora sp. NBRC 110009 contains the following coding sequences:
- a CDS encoding thiamine phosphate synthase, with product MEWPGTAKVSGGTAPTGVVLLADRRVARRPLLEVVAGAGAGGVRFVVLREKDLPRPERLALAVELRAVLADVGGTLIVAGPDPLDGDAVHLPAAGPYPPPRLGLVGRSCHDPAELARLSTEDYATLSPVFPTRTKPGYGPPLQPTGLAELIKVSPVPALALGGIETPDQVRACVEAGATGVAVLGALMRAEDPTETATTLTGSFQKVVTPVPQPPTATRGKE from the coding sequence CTGGAGTGGCCGGGAACTGCCAAGGTCTCGGGGGGTACGGCACCGACCGGCGTCGTGCTGTTGGCGGATCGGCGGGTGGCGCGCAGGCCACTTCTGGAGGTGGTCGCGGGAGCGGGGGCCGGGGGAGTCCGGTTCGTGGTGCTGCGCGAGAAGGACCTGCCGCGCCCCGAGCGTCTCGCCCTCGCCGTCGAGCTGCGCGCGGTGCTCGCGGACGTCGGCGGCACCCTGATCGTCGCCGGCCCGGACCCGCTCGACGGAGACGCCGTGCACCTGCCCGCCGCCGGCCCGTACCCGCCACCGCGGCTCGGACTGGTCGGCCGCTCCTGCCACGACCCGGCGGAACTCGCCCGACTCAGCACAGAGGACTACGCCACCCTCTCGCCGGTCTTCCCCACCAGAACCAAGCCCGGCTACGGCCCACCCCTCCAGCCGACCGGGCTCGCCGAGCTGATCAAGGTCAGCCCGGTCCCGGCCCTGGCACTCGGCGGCATCGAAACCCCAGACCAGGTCAGGGCGTGCGTCGAGGCAGGCGCCACCGGAGTGGCCGTGCTCGGCGCGCTCATGCGAGCCGAAGACCCCACCGAAACAGCAACCACGCTGACCGGGAGCTTTCAGAAGGTGGTCACCCCGGTGCCGCAGCCCCCCACCGCAACCAGGGGGAAAGAGTGA
- the thiO gene encoding glycine oxidase ThiO: protein MLTGEPSATGGVDRGPFLPDVAVVGAGPVGLAIAWRCASRGLRVVVHDPAPGSGASHMAAGMLSPVAEAYFGEHELTALLAESAARWPGFAAELAAAAGTDFGYCTDGTLMVGLTADDLAEARRLWSYQQGLGLPITPLRPSALRDREPALAPRVRGGAIAPGDHQVDPRRLVAALRAAAERAGAVLRPAPVGALSEVDARVTVVAAGCGAAALTGLPVRPVKGQVLRLRAPGRGAPGFRHVIRGYADGESVYLVPRDSGEVVVGATVEERADPEVTVGAVLRLLRAAVDLVPELAEYDLVEAAAGLRPGTPDNAPIIGPLRGRPGVLVATGHHRHGIVLTPVTADLVTGLIVTGEPDPLLAPFTADRFVAGKERTWN, encoded by the coding sequence GTGTTGACCGGGGAGCCCTCCGCCACCGGAGGCGTTGACCGGGGACCTTTCCTGCCGGACGTCGCCGTGGTGGGGGCGGGGCCGGTGGGGCTGGCGATCGCGTGGCGGTGCGCGTCCCGGGGACTGCGGGTGGTGGTGCACGACCCGGCGCCCGGTTCGGGCGCCTCGCACATGGCGGCGGGGATGCTGTCGCCGGTCGCCGAGGCGTACTTCGGGGAGCACGAGCTGACCGCGCTGCTCGCCGAGTCCGCCGCCCGCTGGCCGGGCTTCGCCGCCGAGCTGGCCGCGGCCGCCGGCACCGACTTCGGCTATTGCACCGACGGCACCCTGATGGTCGGGTTGACCGCCGACGATCTGGCCGAGGCGCGCCGGCTCTGGTCGTACCAGCAGGGGTTGGGGTTGCCGATCACGCCGCTGCGGCCCTCGGCGTTGCGGGACCGCGAACCGGCGCTGGCCCCGCGGGTGCGGGGCGGTGCGATCGCCCCCGGCGACCACCAGGTCGACCCGCGCCGGCTGGTCGCCGCGCTGCGCGCGGCGGCCGAGCGGGCCGGCGCGGTGCTGCGGCCGGCGCCGGTCGGCGCGCTGTCCGAGGTGGACGCCCGGGTGACCGTGGTGGCGGCGGGCTGCGGCGCGGCGGCGCTCACCGGCCTGCCGGTCCGGCCGGTGAAGGGGCAGGTGCTCCGGCTCCGCGCGCCCGGTCGCGGCGCGCCGGGCTTCCGCCACGTGATCCGCGGGTACGCCGACGGCGAGTCGGTCTATCTGGTGCCCCGGGACAGCGGCGAGGTGGTGGTCGGGGCGACCGTCGAGGAGCGCGCCGACCCGGAGGTGACCGTCGGCGCGGTGCTCCGGCTGCTTCGCGCCGCCGTGGACCTGGTCCCCGAGCTGGCCGAGTACGACCTGGTCGAGGCGGCCGCCGGGCTGCGCCCCGGTACGCCGGACAACGCGCCGATCATCGGGCCGCTGCGCGGGCGGCCCGGCGTGCTCGTCGCCACCGGGCACCACCGGCACGGCATCGTGCTCACCCCGGTCACCGCCGACCTGGTCACCGGGCTGATCGTCACCGGCGAGCCGGACCCGCTGCTCGCCCCCTTCACCGCCGACCGGTTCGTGGCCGGGAAGGAGCGCACGTGGAACTGA
- the truA gene encoding tRNA pseudouridine(38-40) synthase TruA, whose amino-acid sequence MDERTRLRLDVSYDGTDFSGWAAQPTRRTVAGVLMETLDLVLGAGTATGLTVAGRTDAGVHATGQVCHLDLPAEVWRQHDGRLLRRLARLLPPDVRVRAMTEVPADFDARFSATFRRYEYRVTDAPWGAEPLRRRDTLAWPKPLDLAALNAAAAGLVGEHDFAAYCRRKENATTLREVTRLDWRRDPDGILVATVQADAFCQNMVRSLVGAMLVAGDGRRPVEWPASLLTRRERSSEVTVAPAHGLALVEVGYPDDPAGYARRAELTRRLRVPVAEG is encoded by the coding sequence GTGGACGAGCGGACCCGGCTGCGGCTGGACGTCTCGTACGACGGCACCGACTTCTCCGGCTGGGCCGCCCAGCCGACCCGCCGTACCGTGGCCGGCGTCCTGATGGAGACGCTGGACCTGGTCCTCGGCGCCGGGACCGCGACCGGGCTGACCGTGGCCGGCCGGACCGACGCCGGCGTGCACGCCACCGGGCAGGTCTGCCACCTCGACCTGCCGGCGGAGGTCTGGCGCCAGCACGACGGGCGGCTGCTGCGCCGGCTCGCCCGGCTGCTCCCGCCGGACGTGCGGGTGCGCGCGATGACCGAGGTGCCGGCCGACTTCGACGCCCGCTTCTCGGCCACCTTCCGCCGCTACGAGTACCGGGTCACCGACGCTCCCTGGGGTGCCGAGCCGCTGCGCCGCCGGGACACCCTCGCCTGGCCGAAGCCGCTCGACCTGGCGGCCCTGAACGCCGCGGCCGCCGGTCTGGTGGGGGAGCACGACTTCGCCGCCTACTGCCGGCGCAAGGAGAACGCCACCACGCTGCGCGAGGTGACCCGGCTGGACTGGCGGCGCGACCCGGACGGGATCCTGGTCGCCACCGTGCAGGCCGACGCGTTCTGCCAGAACATGGTGCGCAGCCTGGTCGGCGCGATGCTGGTCGCCGGGGACGGCCGCCGCCCGGTCGAGTGGCCGGCGAGTCTGCTGACCCGCCGGGAACGGTCCAGCGAGGTGACCGTGGCGCCGGCGCACGGGCTGGCCCTGGTCGAGGTCGGCTACCCCGACGATCCGGCCGGGTACGCCCGCCGCGCCGAACTCACCCGCCGGCTGCGCGTCCCGGTCGCCGAGGGCTGA
- a CDS encoding DNA-directed RNA polymerase subunit alpha has protein sequence MLISQRPSLSEESINETRSRFTIEPLEPGFGYTLGNSLRRTLLSSIPGAAVTSIKIDGVLHEFTTIPGVKEDVVELVMNIKELCVSSEHDEPVSMYLRKQGPGDVTAGDIQPPAGVSVHNPDLKLATLNGKGRLDMELTVERGRGYVTAAQNKQAGAEIGRIPVDSIYSPVLKVTYRVEATRVEQRTDFDRLIIDVETKPSMGPRTALASAGSTLVELFGLARELDETAEGIDIGPSPQDAQLAADLALPIEELDLTVRSYNCLKREGINSVGELIGRTEADLLDIRNFGQKSIDEVKMKLAGMGLGLKDSAPNFDPAHVVDAFGEADYDTDDYRETEQL, from the coding sequence ATGCTCATCAGCCAGCGACCGTCTCTCTCCGAAGAGTCGATCAACGAGACCCGGTCCCGGTTCACCATCGAGCCGCTGGAGCCGGGCTTCGGCTACACCCTGGGCAACTCGCTGCGGCGCACGCTGCTGTCGTCCATCCCGGGTGCGGCGGTCACCTCGATCAAGATCGACGGTGTCCTGCACGAGTTCACCACGATCCCCGGCGTCAAGGAGGACGTGGTCGAGCTCGTCATGAACATCAAGGAGCTCTGCGTCAGCTCCGAGCACGACGAGCCGGTCAGCATGTACCTGCGCAAGCAGGGCCCGGGGGACGTGACCGCCGGCGACATCCAGCCCCCGGCCGGTGTCTCGGTGCACAACCCGGACCTGAAGCTCGCCACCCTCAACGGCAAGGGCCGGCTCGACATGGAGCTGACCGTCGAGCGGGGTCGTGGCTACGTCACGGCGGCGCAGAACAAGCAGGCGGGTGCCGAGATCGGCCGCATCCCGGTCGACTCGATCTACTCGCCGGTGCTCAAGGTGACCTACCGCGTCGAGGCGACCCGTGTCGAGCAGCGGACCGACTTCGACCGGCTGATCATCGACGTCGAGACCAAGCCGTCGATGGGCCCGCGTACCGCGCTGGCCTCGGCCGGCTCGACGCTGGTGGAGCTCTTCGGGCTGGCCCGGGAGCTGGACGAGACCGCCGAAGGCATCGACATCGGGCCGTCCCCGCAGGACGCCCAGCTGGCGGCGGATCTGGCTCTGCCGATCGAGGAGCTGGACCTGACCGTCCGCTCCTACAACTGCCTCAAGCGCGAGGGCATCAACTCCGTTGGTGAGCTCATCGGGCGTACCGAGGCCGACCTTCTCGACATCCGTAACTTCGGTCAGAAGTCGATCGACGAGGTCAAGATGAAGCTCGCCGGGATGGGTCTGGGGCTGAAGGACTCGGCTCCGAACTTCGACCCGGCGCACGTCGTGGACGCCTTCGGCGAGGCCGACTACGACACCGACGACTACCGCGAGACCGAGCAGCTCTAA
- the thiE gene encoding thiamine phosphate synthase produces the protein MPSLGRLHLITDTRPGRDPLGVLRAALPVARAELVVQVRVADDATDREAYELAGRVLALCRPYGAACLVNDRLHVALAVGADGGHVGADDLPVPAARRVLGATAVLGATAREPGGAAAAVAAGASYLGVGPCHPTTTKSGLPDPIGPAGVRAVAGAAHVPVIAIGGVTAAAVPALRAAGAYGVAVVGALSGAADPGRATAELLGALTC, from the coding sequence GTGCCGTCCCTGGGACGACTGCATCTGATCACCGACACCCGGCCCGGGCGGGACCCCCTCGGCGTGCTGCGCGCCGCCCTGCCGGTGGCCCGCGCCGAGCTGGTCGTCCAGGTCCGGGTGGCGGACGACGCCACCGACCGTGAGGCGTACGAGCTGGCCGGCCGGGTCCTCGCCCTGTGCCGGCCGTACGGGGCGGCGTGCCTGGTCAACGACCGGCTGCACGTGGCGCTGGCGGTGGGCGCCGACGGGGGCCACGTGGGCGCGGACGACCTGCCGGTGCCGGCCGCCCGCCGGGTGCTCGGCGCCACCGCGGTGCTCGGCGCGACCGCGCGGGAGCCGGGCGGCGCCGCCGCCGCGGTCGCCGCCGGGGCCAGCTACCTGGGCGTGGGACCGTGCCACCCGACCACCACCAAGTCCGGCCTGCCCGACCCGATCGGCCCCGCCGGGGTGCGCGCCGTCGCCGGGGCGGCCCACGTGCCGGTGATCGCCATCGGCGGGGTGACCGCCGCTGCGGTGCCGGCGCTGCGGGCCGCCGGGGCGTACGGGGTGGCGGTGGTGGGGGCCCTCTCCGGGGCCGCCGACCCGGGCCGGGCCACCGCCGAGCTGCTCGGAGCGCTGACGTGTTGA
- the rplQ gene encoding 50S ribosomal protein L17: protein MPTPTKGPRLGGSPAHERLMLANLATALFQHGKIQTTETKARRLRPLAEQLITKAKRGDLASRRRVLGVVKDKDVVYALFDQIAPRYANRNGGYTRIVKTGPRKGDAAPMAIIELVEELQVAEPKANKKTAARKAAQQDKVEALAPAEETPASAPADQDSEPPVHASGDTAESREDSDEAGENDKA, encoded by the coding sequence ATGCCCACGCCCACCAAGGGCCCCCGCCTCGGCGGCAGCCCCGCGCACGAGCGGCTGATGCTGGCCAACCTGGCCACCGCGCTGTTCCAGCACGGCAAGATCCAGACCACCGAGACGAAGGCCCGGCGGCTGCGTCCGCTGGCCGAGCAGCTCATCACCAAGGCCAAGCGCGGCGACCTCGCCTCGCGTCGGCGGGTGCTGGGCGTCGTCAAGGACAAGGACGTGGTCTACGCCCTGTTCGACCAGATCGCGCCCCGGTACGCCAACCGCAACGGTGGCTACACCCGGATCGTGAAGACCGGTCCGCGCAAGGGTGACGCCGCTCCGATGGCGATCATCGAGCTGGTCGAGGAGCTTCAGGTCGCCGAGCCGAAGGCGAACAAGAAGACCGCCGCCCGCAAGGCCGCCCAGCAGGACAAGGTCGAGGCCCTGGCCCCGGCCGAGGAGACCCCGGCGTCGGCCCCGGCCGACCAGGACTCCGAGCCGCCGGTGCACGCCTCCGGTGACACCGCCGAGTCGCGCGAGGACAGCGACGAGGCCGGCGAGAACGACAAGGCCTGA
- a CDS encoding ABC-F family ATP-binding cassette domain-containing protein, with amino-acid sequence MGYVDVAAVGHILPDGRELFAEVSFRVGEGAKVALVGPNGAGKTTLLRMVAGDLTVKTGAIARSGGLGVMRQFIGMIGDGSTLADLALSLAPPALRDAGRRLAETEAAMRAAEVRGKYSTAASKAQLAYADALAAWGETGGYDAEVLFDTVATIVLDLPWDAARDRPVRTLSGGQQKRFALELLLRGTDEVLLLDEPDNFLDVPGKRWLEARLRESGKSVLYVSHDRELLAQTADRVVAVEGGSAWVHPGGFASWHEARVARHARLDELRKRWDEEHQKLRELMLMYKQKAAYNDGMASRYQAAQTRLRKFEEAGPPPVPPKDQDIRMRLTGGRTGKRAVIAEQLELDGLTYPFDLELWYGDRVAVLGANGTGKSHFLRLLARGGTDPDPANTPVDGAAALAPVAHDGVVRLGARVRPGHFSQTHDRPELMQKTLVDILWRGDEHRAGMDRHAAMAALSRYELAGQGDQRFGTLSGGQQARFLVLLLELSGATLLLLDEPTDNLDLASAEALEAGLNAFEGTVIAVTHDRWFTRSFDRFVLFRGDGEVVETPEPVWDVG; translated from the coding sequence GTGGGATACGTGGACGTGGCAGCGGTCGGGCACATCCTCCCGGACGGCCGGGAACTCTTCGCCGAGGTGTCGTTCCGGGTCGGTGAGGGCGCCAAGGTGGCGCTGGTCGGGCCCAACGGGGCCGGCAAGACCACGCTGCTCCGGATGGTCGCCGGTGATCTGACGGTGAAGACCGGCGCGATCGCCCGCTCCGGCGGCCTCGGGGTGATGCGCCAGTTCATCGGCATGATCGGGGACGGCTCCACGCTCGCCGACCTGGCGCTCTCGCTCGCCCCGCCGGCGCTGCGCGACGCCGGCCGCCGGCTCGCCGAGACCGAGGCGGCCATGCGGGCGGCCGAGGTCCGCGGCAAGTACAGCACCGCCGCGAGCAAGGCCCAGCTCGCGTACGCCGACGCGCTGGCCGCCTGGGGCGAGACCGGCGGGTACGACGCGGAGGTGCTCTTCGACACCGTCGCCACCATCGTCCTCGACCTGCCCTGGGACGCCGCCCGGGACCGTCCGGTGCGGACCCTCTCCGGCGGCCAGCAGAAGCGCTTCGCCCTGGAACTGCTGCTCCGCGGCACCGACGAGGTGCTCCTCCTCGACGAGCCGGACAACTTCCTCGACGTACCGGGTAAGCGCTGGCTGGAAGCCCGGCTGCGGGAGTCCGGCAAGTCCGTGCTCTACGTCTCACACGACCGGGAACTGCTCGCCCAGACCGCCGACCGGGTGGTCGCCGTGGAGGGCGGCAGCGCCTGGGTGCACCCGGGCGGCTTCGCGAGCTGGCACGAGGCGCGGGTGGCCCGGCACGCCCGCCTCGACGAGCTCCGCAAGCGCTGGGACGAGGAGCACCAGAAGCTGCGCGAGCTGATGCTGATGTACAAGCAGAAGGCCGCGTACAACGACGGGATGGCCTCCCGCTACCAGGCCGCGCAGACCCGGCTGCGCAAGTTCGAGGAGGCCGGGCCGCCGCCCGTACCCCCGAAGGACCAGGACATCCGGATGCGGCTGACCGGCGGGCGGACCGGCAAGCGCGCGGTGATCGCCGAGCAGCTCGAGCTCGACGGCCTGACCTACCCGTTCGACCTGGAGCTCTGGTACGGCGACCGGGTCGCCGTGCTCGGCGCGAACGGGACGGGGAAATCGCACTTCCTCCGCCTGCTGGCCCGCGGCGGCACCGACCCCGACCCGGCCAACACGCCGGTCGACGGCGCGGCGGCGCTCGCACCCGTCGCGCACGACGGGGTGGTCCGGCTCGGCGCGCGGGTCCGCCCCGGCCACTTCTCGCAGACCCACGACCGGCCGGAACTGATGCAGAAGACACTGGTCGACATCCTGTGGCGGGGCGACGAGCACCGGGCCGGGATGGACCGGCACGCGGCCATGGCCGCGCTGTCCCGGTACGAGCTGGCCGGCCAGGGCGACCAGCGCTTCGGCACCCTCTCCGGCGGTCAGCAGGCGCGTTTCCTGGTGCTGCTGCTGGAGCTCTCCGGGGCCACCCTGCTGCTGCTCGACGAGCCCACCGACAACCTCGACCTGGCCTCCGCCGAGGCGCTGGAGGCCGGCCTGAACGCCTTCGAGGGGACGGTGATCGCAGTGACCCACGACCGCTGGTTCACCCGCTCCTTCGACCGGTTCGTCCTGTTCCGGGGCGACGGCGAGGTGGTCGAGACGCCGGAGCCGGTCTGGGACGTCGGATGA
- the rpsD gene encoding 30S ribosomal protein S4, giving the protein MARYTGADCRRCRREKMKLFLKGSKCDGPKCPFESRPFPPGQHGRGRTKETEYLLQLREKQKARRVYGVLEKQFRGYYEEAVGKQAKTGEVLLQILESRLDNVVYRAGYAKSRDMARQLVKHGHFTVNGKKVDIPSYRVKEHDIIEVRAKSKELTPFLVAQGEAGSRTVPAWLEAIPSQLKILVHSLPARQVIDTQVQEQLIVELYSK; this is encoded by the coding sequence ATGGCTCGTTACACCGGTGCTGACTGCCGCCGTTGCCGGCGGGAGAAGATGAAGCTGTTCCTCAAGGGCAGCAAGTGCGATGGCCCGAAGTGCCCGTTCGAGTCCCGGCCGTTCCCGCCCGGGCAGCACGGCCGCGGCCGCACCAAGGAGACGGAGTACCTGCTCCAGCTCCGTGAGAAGCAGAAGGCTCGCCGGGTCTACGGCGTGCTGGAGAAGCAGTTCCGCGGTTACTACGAGGAGGCCGTGGGCAAGCAGGCCAAGACCGGTGAGGTCCTCCTGCAGATCCTCGAGTCGCGGCTGGACAACGTGGTCTACCGGGCCGGCTACGCCAAGTCCCGGGACATGGCCCGTCAGCTGGTCAAGCACGGTCACTTCACGGTGAACGGCAAGAAGGTCGACATCCCGTCGTACCGGGTCAAGGAGCACGACATCATCGAGGTGCGTGCGAAGAGCAAGGAGCTCACCCCGTTCCTGGTGGCGCAGGGTGAGGCCGGCTCGCGGACCGTCCCGGCGTGGCTGGAGGCCATTCCGAGCCAGCTGAAGATCCTCGTGCACTCGCTCCCGGCCCGCCAGGTGATCGACACCCAGGTCCAGGAGCAGCTGATCGTCGAGCTCTACTCCAAGTAA
- the rpsK gene encoding 30S ribosomal protein S11 yields MPPKARAGAAVKKVRRKERKNVAHGQAHIKSTFNNTIVSITDPTGAVISWASAGQVGFKGSRKSTPFAAQLAAEAAARRAMEHGMRKVDVFVKGPGSGRETAIRSLQAVGLEVGQISDVTPQPHNGCRPPKRRRV; encoded by the coding sequence ATGCCACCGAAGGCTCGTGCCGGAGCCGCCGTCAAGAAGGTCCGGCGCAAGGAACGCAAGAACGTCGCCCACGGGCAGGCGCACATCAAGAGCACCTTCAACAACACCATCGTGTCCATCACGGACCCGACCGGTGCGGTCATCTCCTGGGCCTCCGCCGGCCAGGTGGGCTTCAAGGGCTCCCGCAAGTCGACTCCGTTCGCCGCGCAGCTGGCCGCCGAGGCCGCCGCGCGTCGGGCCATGGAGCACGGCATGCGCAAGGTCGACGTGTTCGTCAAGGGACCCGGCTCCGGCCGGGAGACCGCCATCCGTTCGCTGCAGGCCGTGGGCCTCGAGGTCGGTCAGATCTCCGACGTCACCCCGCAGCCGCACAACGGGTGCCGTCCGCCGAAGCGTCGCCGGGTCTGA
- a CDS encoding class I SAM-dependent methyltransferase — protein MTGDHYFSAEPTSAAQPREVEFSVAGRDYTLASAGGVFSADRLDPGTAVLLRKAELPGADHTGQLLDIGCGFGPITCVLATVAPSATVWALDVNERARALTAANAARVGAAGRVRAVAPEDVPADLSFDQIWSNPPIRIGKGELHELLRRWLPRLAPDGVAWLVVAKHLGGDSLHRWLVEQGWQVQRHASQKGYRVLRVTR, from the coding sequence GTGACCGGCGACCACTACTTCTCCGCTGAACCCACGAGCGCCGCCCAGCCGCGCGAGGTCGAGTTCTCCGTCGCCGGGCGCGACTACACCCTCGCCTCGGCGGGTGGGGTCTTCTCCGCCGACCGGCTCGACCCCGGCACCGCTGTGCTGCTGCGCAAGGCCGAGCTGCCGGGCGCCGACCACACCGGTCAGTTGCTCGACATCGGCTGCGGCTTCGGCCCGATCACCTGCGTCCTGGCCACCGTCGCGCCGTCCGCCACCGTGTGGGCGCTCGACGTCAACGAGCGCGCCCGCGCGCTCACCGCCGCCAACGCCGCCCGGGTGGGCGCCGCCGGCCGGGTCCGCGCGGTCGCGCCCGAGGACGTACCGGCCGACCTGTCGTTCGACCAGATCTGGTCCAACCCGCCGATCCGGATCGGCAAGGGGGAGCTGCACGAGCTGCTGCGGCGCTGGCTGCCCCGGCTCGCCCCGGACGGGGTGGCCTGGCTGGTCGTCGCGAAACACCTGGGCGGCGACTCGCTGCACCGCTGGCTGGTCGAGCAGGGCTGGCAGGTGCAGCGGCACGCCAGCCAGAAGGGCTACCGGGTGCTCCGCGTCACCCGGTAA
- the thiS gene encoding sulfur carrier protein ThiS: MELIVNGAGRSVPGGATVADVVRALTDQRRGLAVAVNGEVVPRGGWSATVLRDGDRVEVLSAAQGG, translated from the coding sequence GTGGAACTGATCGTCAACGGCGCCGGGCGGAGCGTGCCCGGTGGAGCGACCGTGGCGGACGTGGTCCGCGCGCTCACCGACCAGCGGCGCGGCCTCGCCGTCGCGGTCAACGGCGAGGTGGTGCCGCGTGGCGGCTGGTCGGCGACCGTGCTGCGGGACGGCGACCGGGTCGAGGTGCTCAGCGCCGCGCAGGGCGGGTGA
- a CDS encoding thiazole synthase produces MSLEIDGVTFGSRLILGTGGAANLHLLEQAIRAAGTELVTVALRRVDTAPGSTGGLLGLLDRCDVRLLPNTAGCYTAPEAVKVARLAREAFDTDWVKLEVIGDERTLLPDGVELLRAAEELVADGFTVLPYTSDDPVLARRLADLGCAAVMPAGAPIGSGLGVGNPHHIRLIRQSVDVPVILDAGIGTASDAALAMELGCDAVLLASAVTRAADPVAMATAMRYAVEAGRLAYGAGRIARRFHALASTPDDGRPEL; encoded by the coding sequence GTGTCCCTCGAGATCGACGGGGTCACCTTCGGCTCCCGGCTCATCCTCGGCACCGGCGGCGCGGCCAACCTGCACCTGCTGGAGCAGGCGATCCGCGCCGCAGGCACCGAGCTGGTCACCGTCGCGCTGCGCCGGGTGGACACCGCGCCGGGCAGCACCGGCGGCCTGCTGGGCCTGCTCGACCGCTGCGACGTACGGCTGCTGCCGAACACCGCCGGCTGCTACACCGCGCCGGAGGCGGTGAAGGTGGCCCGGCTGGCCCGGGAGGCGTTCGACACCGACTGGGTGAAGCTGGAGGTGATCGGGGACGAGCGCACGCTGCTGCCCGACGGGGTGGAGCTGCTGCGCGCGGCCGAGGAACTGGTGGCCGACGGGTTCACCGTCCTGCCGTACACCTCGGACGATCCGGTCCTGGCCCGGCGGCTGGCCGATCTGGGCTGCGCGGCGGTGATGCCGGCCGGCGCCCCGATCGGCTCCGGGCTGGGCGTCGGCAACCCGCACCACATCCGGCTGATCCGGCAGAGCGTGGACGTGCCGGTGATCCTCGACGCCGGCATCGGCACCGCCTCGGACGCGGCCCTCGCCATGGAGCTCGGCTGCGACGCGGTGCTGCTGGCCAGCGCGGTCACCCGGGCCGCCGACCCGGTGGCGATGGCCACCGCGATGCGGTACGCGGTGGAGGCCGGGCGGCTCGCGTACGGCGCGGGCCGGATCGCCCGCCGCTTCCACGCCCTGGCGTCCACCCCCGACGACGGCCGGCCCGAGCTGTGA
- a CDS encoding aldo/keto reductase has product MALVTEMTYRRLGDSGLVVSVVGIGCNNFGRKLDFDGTRAVVDAALDAGINFFDTADIYGEPQGGSEELLGQALKGRRDDVVVATKFGMDMHGLNGPDHGARGARRYIVRAVEASLRRLGTDHIDLYQMHEPDPATPVDETLAALDDLVRAGKVRYLGNSNFAGWQIADADWTASSQGRTRFISAQNHYSLLERSVEAEVIPACERFGLGMLPFFPLANGLLTGKYKRSEAPPAGSRLAGGGRYAARLAAADWDTIEAIEAYAAERGVSMLQVAIGGLAARPAVTSVIAGATTPEQVRANAEAGTWQPTDEDLDALDALL; this is encoded by the coding sequence GTGGCTCTCGTGACTGAGATGACCTACCGTCGACTGGGCGACTCCGGGCTCGTGGTGTCCGTGGTCGGCATCGGCTGCAACAACTTCGGCCGCAAGCTCGACTTCGACGGCACGCGCGCGGTGGTCGACGCCGCGCTCGACGCCGGAATCAACTTCTTCGACACCGCCGACATCTACGGGGAGCCGCAGGGCGGCTCCGAGGAGCTGCTCGGCCAGGCGCTCAAGGGCCGCCGCGACGACGTGGTGGTCGCCACCAAGTTCGGCATGGACATGCACGGCCTGAACGGGCCGGACCACGGCGCCCGGGGCGCCCGGCGCTACATCGTCCGCGCGGTCGAGGCGTCGCTGCGCCGGCTCGGCACCGACCACATCGACCTGTACCAGATGCACGAGCCCGACCCCGCCACCCCGGTCGACGAGACCCTCGCCGCCCTGGACGACCTGGTCCGCGCCGGCAAGGTCCGCTACCTGGGCAACTCGAACTTCGCCGGCTGGCAGATCGCCGACGCCGACTGGACCGCGTCCTCCCAGGGCCGCACCCGGTTCATCTCCGCGCAGAACCACTACTCGCTGCTGGAGCGGAGCGTGGAGGCGGAGGTGATCCCCGCCTGCGAGCGGTTCGGCCTGGGCATGCTGCCGTTCTTCCCGCTGGCGAACGGCCTGCTCACCGGCAAGTACAAGCGGAGCGAGGCGCCGCCCGCCGGCAGCCGGCTCGCAGGCGGCGGCCGGTACGCCGCGCGGCTCGCCGCGGCCGACTGGGACACCATCGAGGCGATCGAGGCGTACGCGGCTGAGCGCGGGGTCAGCATGCTCCAGGTGGCCATCGGCGGGCTGGCCGCCCGCCCGGCGGTGACCTCGGTGATCGCCGGCGCCACCACCCCCGAGCAGGTACGCGCCAACGCCGAGGCCGGCACCTGGCAGCCCACCGACGAGGACCTCGACGCGCTCGACGCCCTCCTCTGA